From one Triticum urartu cultivar G1812 chromosome 3, Tu2.1, whole genome shotgun sequence genomic stretch:
- the LOC125543704 gene encoding hydroxyproline O-arabinosyltransferase 3-like: MHAPARKAAGGGGRSPVASALLLLAVGVFAFLISYSVLAMVLRGGGGSGNGGGGGTAGLGTGVRDPVVRMPEWMRAAGGARGQRRPFHVALTATDAPYSRWQCRVMYFWYKRMQARPEGTDMGGFTRVLHSGKPDGLMDEIPTFVVDPLPAGKDRGYIVLNRPWAFVQWLQQAKIEEEYILMAEPDHIFVKPLPNLAFDNDPAAFPFFYITPSEHEKIIRKYYPEERGPITNVDPIGNSPVIIKKTLLEKIAPTWMNVSLQMKEDQETDKAFGWVLEMYAYAVASALHGVQHILRKDFMIQPPFDKKLDNTFIIHFTYGCDYTLKGVLTYGEIGEWRFDKRSYQDRPPPRNLTLPPPGVPESVVTLVKRVNEATANLPRWDDGL; the protein is encoded by the exons ATGCACGCGCCGGCGAGGAAGGCCGCGGGCGGAGGGGGCCGCAGCCCGGTTGCGTCGGCGCTGCTGCTGCTGGCGGTCGGGGTGTTCGCCTTCCTGATCTCGTACAGCGTGCTCGCCATGGTGCTACGAGGCGGCGGTGGCAGCGgcaacggaggaggaggaggaactGCGGGGCTTGGGACGGGAGTGAGGGACCCGGTGGTGCGGATGCCAGAGTGGatgcgggcggcgggcggcgcgaggGGCCAGAGGCGGCCCTTCCACGTGGCGCTCACGGCCACGGACGCCCCGTACAGCAGGTGGCAGTGCCGGGTCATGTACTTCTGGTACAAGCGGATGCAGGCGCGGCCGGAGGGCACCGACATGGGCGGCTTCACCCGCGTGCTGCACTCGGGGAAGCCCGACGGCCTCATGGACGAGATCCCCACATTCGTCGTCGACCCCCTCCCCGCCGGCAAGGACCGT GGCTATATCGTCCTAAACAGGCCATGGGCATTTGTACAATGGCTGCAGCAGGCAAAGATTGAAGAAGA GTACATACTGATGGCAGAACCAGATCATATATTTGTGAAACCTTTACCAAATTTAGCTTTTGACAATGATCCAGCAGCATTCCCCTTCTTTTACATCACACCATCCGAACATGAAAAAATTATCAGGAAATACTATCCTGAAGAAAGGGGTCCAATCACAAATGTTGACCCTATCGGGAATTCCCCTGTAATAATTAAGAAG ACACTGCTTGAGAAGATTGCTCCCACATGGATGAATGTATCACTACAAATGAAAGAGGATCAAGAGACTGACAAGGCTTTTGGATGGGTTTTGGAAAT GTATGCATATGCTGTTGCCAGTGCATTGCATGGGGTTCAGCATATCCTTCGTAAAGATTTCATGATCCAG CCACCATTTGATAAGAAGCTCGACAATACATTTATTATCCACTTCACCTATGGATGTGACTATACACTCAAG GGCGTACTGACATATGGAGAAATTGGTGAGTGGAGATTCGACAAGAGATCATACCAAGATAGGCCACCGCCAAGAAATCTTACATTGCCCCCTCCAGGAGTGCCAGAAAGCGTG GTTACACTGGTAAAAAGGGTCAATGAAGCTACCGCAAACCTTCCTAGGTGGGATGATGGATTATAA